The genomic segment TGACTTCTCCCCACCCTCTCAAAAATACATATTTGAATGTAGGTAAACGATAGGGTGGTAACTCGATGACAAATGGTTCTTTGCTTTTAAATTCGGGAATTTTACTGAGTATAAAGGCAACCAAAAAACTGGCAATAAAACTCAGCAAATAAAGGGAAAAAAGAACAATTGGACCTAAGGAGGGGGGAAAAATGGCGGCAATAATGAACACAAAAACGGCGAGTCTGGCAGAACACAGGGAAAATGGTATAATCAACATGGATAACCAACGCATGGGTTGGCTGCGGATAATCCGAGTACCCATCAATGCGGGCACATTACAACCAAACCCCATCATTTGTAGTACGAAAGCACGGCCGTCTAATCCGAGTTGTGCCATGAAGGCGTCCATAAGATAGGCAATACGGGCAAGATAGCCACTGTCCTCTATGGCGGCCAAGAGGAAGAAAAAGATGACAATCAGTGGTACAAAGGAGGCAACGGTGGCTACCCCAAGCCAGATGCCGTCAAGGAAGAAACTTTTTACAATGGCAGGGAGGGGGGAGAGGATGGGTTGGATAATATGAGCACTAATAGTGGTGGTGATGGCATCCATTACATCCTGGGAGGGCAATCCCACCTGCCAGATTAAGAAGAAAATGGCTAACATGGAGAGGAAAAAGAGGGGAATGCCCAACAGGGGATGAAGGAAAATCCCATCTAAAACGTCGGTAAGAGTCTTAATTTCCTCCGAAGGCATGATTACAGTTTCTCGGAGGAGGGTTTGGACTTTTTCTTCCAACAGAGGGTTTTCCTCAAAGAAGGCATCTATGTCTCCCACCAGGAAGGATTCTTTTTGTTGAGCTAGGCATTCTGCTATACCCTCCACGGCTTGATTGAAGCCTCTGCCATACTTGGCACTGATGAGATATACTGGATATTCCAACAATTGTTCTAGTCTTTCCAGCTTTATAGTGATGCCATAACGTCTTGCCTCATCAGCCATGTTTAAAATTACCACTGCTGGCAACCCCAATGCCTTGATTTCTAATGCCAGTCTGGCCATTCGCTCCATTTGGGAGGCATTGAGGATGATTACTAGCAAATCCAAGGGGAATTGACTCAAAAAGCGTTTGACTACCCTCTCGTCTTCGGAAAAGCCGTTGAGATCGTAAATACCAGGTAAGTCCACCACCTCTACCTTCTCCCCATTAAGTGTCACCTCTCCCTGGAGTATATCTACAGTTATACCCGGCCAGTTGCCTACGTATGTATTGCTGTTTGTAAGGCGGTTAAAAAAAGTGGACTTGCCGGTATTTGGTTGTCCAAGGAGGGCAATGCGTTTTTTGGGATTAGGGGATAGTTTGGTAACAGGAAAATGACAGGTTTTCATGGCTTTACGGCTTTATAAGTCGGCGAAACCTTTTTTCTTCTTCTGTTTTTTTGGTTTTTTGGCGGGGGTGACTCCTGCGGCGGGTTTACCACCCCATATGCCTCCCATGCCAGGGAAACCGGGCATTCCGGGCATAGGAGGTGCCCCCATGCTCATCCGTTGCATCATGGAGCGCATTCTGGTAAAATCGCTGATAAGACGGGACACCTCCTTTTCATCTACCCCTGAGCCTCTGGCTACCCTACGACGTCTACTGGGGGACTGCGCCAATAGTTGCGGATTTGCCCTTTCCTCCTTTGTCATGGAGTTTATCATAGCTTCTATGCGCTTCAATTGTAATTCTCCCTTTTCGAGGATGTCGGCGCCTAGTTTATTCATACCGGGGATAAGTTTCATAACACTGGCAAAGGAGCCCATACTCTTCAAAAGGCGCATTTGTTTGAGGAAATCGTTGAAATCAAAACGCGCTTCCAGGATTTTGGCTTGCATTTTCTCCACGTCAGCCAAATCCAAGGCTTCTTGGGCCTTTTCCACCAGGGTGACAATATCCCCCATGTTAAGTATACGGGAAGCCATTCTATCGGGGTAGAAGGGCTCTAGGGCCTCCACCTTCTCGCCAACGCCGATGAATTTGATAGGTTGCCCGGACACGGTGCGGATGGACAAGGCTGCCCCACCACGGCTGTCTCCATCCATTTTAGTGAGAATAGCGCCAGTAATGCCCACTCGCTCATGGAAGGCACGGGTGACATTGGCCGCCTCTTGCCCCGTCATGGCGTCTACTACCAGTAAAATCTCATGAGGGTTGACAGCCTTCTTGATTTCCTCCAACTCCGCCATCATCTCCTCGTCAATTTGCAGTCTTCCGGCAGTATCGATGATGACGGTATCAACCCCCTGTTTTTTGCCCTCTTCTACCCCCTTAACTGCTATTTCTACCGGATTAGGGAGGAGGGGTGGTTTGACCTCCAGGTGGAAGACGGGCACAGAAATTTGTTGTCCTAAGGTAATCAACTGTTCTACAGCCGCCGGACGGTAGACATCCGCCGCCACCATTAGGCAACTACGTTTTTGTTTTTGTAAATACAGGGCTAGTTTAGCGGTGGCAGTAGTTTTACCTGTGCCCTGTAATCCAGCCATGAGAATGATAGTGGGGGGTTTGTCTGCCTTTGCCAAGGGGGCATTGCTTTCCCCCATTACCCTCACCAACTCGTCATAGACGATTTTGATGAATTGTTGGTAAGGATTGACGCCTTTTATTACCTCTGCCCCTAGGGCTTTTTTTTCTACCTCTGCAATGAAAGTTTTTACTACCTGAAAGTTGACATCTGCATCTAATAGAGCCCTTCTTACATCTTGTAGTGCCTCTTTAATGTTAGACTGAGTAATTTTACCCTGGCCCCTTAGTTTTTTCCAAGCCTCTTCTAACCGTTCAGCTAAAGCATCAAACATAATATATAAAAACATCCGCGCTTCGGTTAAACTTCTATTTTAACCCCTTTGGATGGAGAAAAGAGATGATGACAGACTACCGCAATTTACTGGCAGATGCCATCAAACGTTACCGCAGTCAGGTAGACTTTCTCAGTCTGCGTTTGGAATTCGCCGAGGGGACTAGTATTTTAATGCGTAACGGTAAGATAGAAAGCATTAGTGAGGGCACCTCTAGGGGGGGACAGGTAAGGGCATGTCATAAGGGGGGATGGGGATTTGCCACCTTTAACGACTTTTCGCAACTATATACTGCCATTGAAGACGCCATTGCCGTTGCTAAGATAATAGGACAAGAAGAAACCCTTCTCGCACCTGTGGAGGTGGTAGAAACCTCCTGTCAACTGCCTCTTACTGGCACAAATCCTAGATTTTTTCCCCTCAGCCAGAAAAAGGATTTGGTTTCCCATTACAGTCAAATTTTACAAGGCTATCATCCTGCCATTACCAGTAGTACTGTAAGATACAGTGATAGTGAAACAAAAGTAATTCTGGCCACTTCAGAAGGTAGTATGATAGAACAAAAGTGGATAGACTGTGAGATGCGGTTTAGTGCGGTGGCCAGTGATGGGAAGGTGGTGCAAACAGGAAGGGAAACCACGGGCACCAGGAGAGGATTTGAAGACTTGGTAAGCCTAGATAAACAGGTGGAGGGCGCCGCCAGGAGGGCAGTAGAGGCTTTAAGTCATCCCACCGTAAAAGGGGGATGTTATACAGTGGTGATAGACCCCATTTTAGCAGGTTTGTTTGTCCACGAGGCCTTTGGGCATCTGTCAGAGGCTGATATGGCTTATGAAAATCCCGACTTGTTAGAAGTGATGACTATTGGGCGCAAGTTTGGGCCAGAATTTTTACAGATTTACGATGGCGCCCAACTAGAGGGACACAGAGGCAGTTATTATTATGATGATGAAGGAGTGCCCGCTTCTATCACCCAATTAATTAAAGATGGGGTTTTGGTGGGGCGTTTGCATTCCCGGGAGACGGCTGGCAAACTAGGGGAAAAACCTACTGGTAATGCCCGTTGCTTGAACTATCATTATCCCCCCATCGTCAGGATGACAAATACCTGGATTGGCAGAGGTAACACTCCTGTAGCGGATTTGTTTAGTGACATTAAAGAGGGGGTTTATGCCGCCAACTGGCTGGGTGGTATGACTAATGGGGAAATGTTTACCTTTACCGCTGGGGAAGCCTGGATGATAAGAAATGGAAAAATTGCTGAGCCCGTTAAAAATGTCACTCTTTCTGGTAATGTGTTCAAAACCCTTGCTAACATAGAGGCCATTGGCGATGATTTCTTCTGGGATGAGTCGGGGGGTTGTGGCAAAGGAGGGCAAAATGGTTTACCAGTAGGCTGTGGCGGCCCTAGTCTTCGTATTCGTGATGTGGTTGTTGGCGGTGAGGGGCATTAGTCTTTTTCCCCCTGATTGGCATTCACTTTTTTGAAAACGCAAATGGCTTATAATTTATAACCCTATAGCTCACTTCTTTTTTGTTGACTATATGGCTACCCGTGTAATTTTAGTACGTCATGGTCAAAGCAGTTTCAATGCCCAGCAAATGATTCAGGGGCGTTGTAATGAGTCGGTAATTACAGAAAAAGGGGAAAAACAAGCCCATCTTCTGGGAATAGCCCTCCAGAATATTCATTTTGCTGGATTTTATACCAGTCCCCTACAACGAGCCTATAAAACCGCAGAAATTATTCGGTCTTTGAACGAATATCAACCTGAAATTACTGTCTCGGAAAATCTGCGAGAAATTGATTTGCCCCTGTGGGAGAAGAAGAGAAAAGAGGAGGTAAAAAGGGATTACCCCGAGGAATATCGGCTTTGGAAAGAGGAGCCAGATAAGTTTAAAATGACTGTAAATGGCAAAGAATTTTATCCCGTATTGGATTTATATCGACAAGCGGAGGCTTTCTGGCAGGAGGTTATTCCTAAACACCAAGGGGAAACTATATTAATCACTGCCCATAATGGCATTAATCGCTGTTTAATTCTCTCTGCCTTAGGTATTTCTCCCAGATATTATCACTGTCTACAACAGTCTAATTGTTGCATCAATGTCCTGAATTTCAGTGGCAACTATGGCGAAACTGTGCAGTTGGAATCCTTAAATCAAACCAGTCATTTGGGAATTCCCTTGCCTGATTTTCGCCCTGAACATACGGAGGGATTAAGGTTATTATTAGTGCGTCATGGAGAAACTGAGTGGAATCGGGTAGGACGTTTTCAAGGGGTTAAAGACATTCCTTTAAACCAGAGGGGTAGACAACAAGCAAAAGCCACCGCCGAATTTCTAAAAAATGTTAGGATAGACTTGGCCGTGTCCAGTCCTTTATCTCGCCCTTTAGAAACTGCCCAGATTATCTTACAATACCATCCGGGGGTAAAATTGGCCACCAAAGAGGGTTTGCGAGAAATCTCCCATGGTTTGTGGGAAGGCAAGTTGGAAACAGAAGTGGAGACAGAATTCCCGGGGATGTTAAAACAGTGGAAGACTAAACCAGAAACAGTGCAAATGCCTTCTGGGGAGAATTTGCAACAGGTATGGGAAAGGGCAATTAGGGCTTGGAATGAGATTGTAGAGGAAAATTTTGAGCCTGGCAAGTTAAAAACCGGCTTAGTCACTGCCCATGATGCTATTAATAAAGTGATTATATGTGCCCTTTTAGGTTTAACTCCTGCCAATTTCTGGAATATCAAACAAGGCAATGGTGGCGTTACTGTTATTGACTATCCTAGAGGTTTAAAGGGATTACCCATCTTCCAGGCAATTAACATCACCTCTCATCTTGGGGGGGGTGTTTTTGATAATACTGCAGCTGGTGCCCTTTAAGTGGCATAAATGGAAAATAACCCCAACAGGTAGTGGCAAAATAAAACCATGATTACTGCCGAAGAATATCGTCAACGCCGGGAAAAATTCATGTCACTGATAGGCAAGGGAGTAGCAGTATTTGCCAGTGCACCCCATGCCGTTATGCATAATGATGTAGAATACGTCTATCGCCAGGATAGTGACTTTTACTATCTTACTGGTTTTAATGAGCCCAGGGCAGTGGCGGTTTTTGCCCCTAACCACCCTGGGCATAATTTTATTTTATTTGTGCAACCGAAAAACCTGGCGGAGGAAATTTGGACTGGTTACCGGGTGGGGGTAGAGGCGGCTAAAGACTTATATGGCGCCGATGTGGTTTATTCTATTGAACAGTTGGAGGAGAAACTGCCGGAATATCTAGTAACTGGGGAGAAAATTTACTATCACTTTGGCAGGGATGAGCAATTCAATCAACTAATTTTGAGACATTGGCGCCAACTAATACAATCTTATCCCAGACGGGGAACAGGTCCAGTAGCCATTGAGGATAGCAATTTTGTGTTGCATCCCCTCAGACAAATTAAAAGCAAAGGCGAGATTGAGATGATCAAAAAGGCGATAGACATTACCATTAAGGCACACACCAAAGCCCAGGAAATTGCCAAACCGGGGATGTATGAGTATGAACTTCAGGCAGCGATAGAATACACCTTTAGGGCAATGGGGGGTGATGGCTTCGCTTATCCCTCTATTGTGGCCTCTGGGCCTAATGCCTGTATCCTCCATTATACTGAAAACAGTCGTCGTATAGAAGCCGGAGATTTGATTCTCATTGATGCCGGTTGTTGTTACCGTTACTACAACGCTGACATCACCCGCACTTTCCCGGTGGATGGCAAATTCACACCCCAACAAAAAGACATTTACCAGATAGTATTGGCAGCACAACTGGCGGCTATTGAACTGGTTAAACCCGGCAACCGCTACAATCAGTACCATGAAAAAGCCGTAGAGGTTATAGTAGAGGGGTTAAAAGAATTAAAACTGCTACAGGGAGACACAGAGGAATTAATTCAACAAGAGAAGTATAAACCCTTTTATATGCATCGTACAGGCCATTGGTTAGGCTTAGACGTACATGATGTCGGAAACTATAAAGAGGATGGCGACAACTGGGCGGTATTTCAACCAGGGCATGTAATAACAGTAGAACCTGGTATATATATTTCCCCTTATATCACCCCGGCGGAGGGGCAACCAGAAATACCAGATTATTGGAAGGGGATTGGTGTTAGAATCGAAGACGATGTATTAGTCACAGAAACTGGCAACGAGATTCTCACTGCTGGTATTGCCAAGTAAAAAGAAAAAGGGGATATTGGCATTTTCTATGCCTACCCCCTTATTAATTTTCCCTCAGAATTATTTAGTATGTCGTGTTAAAATATTGTTGCTCTAGTCCTTCTTGGGCACAAACAATTTTATCTCCTCCACGTACTGCCATTTTATACCCTC from the Geminocystis sp. M7585_C2015_104 genome contains:
- a CDS encoding aminopeptidase P N-terminal domain-containing protein translates to MITAEEYRQRREKFMSLIGKGVAVFASAPHAVMHNDVEYVYRQDSDFYYLTGFNEPRAVAVFAPNHPGHNFILFVQPKNLAEEIWTGYRVGVEAAKDLYGADVVYSIEQLEEKLPEYLVTGEKIYYHFGRDEQFNQLILRHWRQLIQSYPRRGTGPVAIEDSNFVLHPLRQIKSKGEIEMIKKAIDITIKAHTKAQEIAKPGMYEYELQAAIEYTFRAMGGDGFAYPSIVASGPNACILHYTENSRRIEAGDLILIDAGCCYRYYNADITRTFPVDGKFTPQQKDIYQIVLAAQLAAIELVKPGNRYNQYHEKAVEVIVEGLKELKLLQGDTEELIQQEKYKPFYMHRTGHWLGLDVHDVGNYKEDGDNWAVFQPGHVITVEPGIYISPYITPAEGQPEIPDYWKGIGVRIEDDVLVTETGNEILTAGIAK
- a CDS encoding TldD/PmbA family protein, with the translated sequence MTDYRNLLADAIKRYRSQVDFLSLRLEFAEGTSILMRNGKIESISEGTSRGGQVRACHKGGWGFATFNDFSQLYTAIEDAIAVAKIIGQEETLLAPVEVVETSCQLPLTGTNPRFFPLSQKKDLVSHYSQILQGYHPAITSSTVRYSDSETKVILATSEGSMIEQKWIDCEMRFSAVASDGKVVQTGRETTGTRRGFEDLVSLDKQVEGAARRAVEALSHPTVKGGCYTVVIDPILAGLFVHEAFGHLSEADMAYENPDLLEVMTIGRKFGPEFLQIYDGAQLEGHRGSYYYDDEGVPASITQLIKDGVLVGRLHSRETAGKLGEKPTGNARCLNYHYPPIVRMTNTWIGRGNTPVADLFSDIKEGVYAANWLGGMTNGEMFTFTAGEAWMIRNGKIAEPVKNVTLSGNVFKTLANIEAIGDDFFWDESGGCGKGGQNGLPVGCGGPSLRIRDVVVGGEGH
- a CDS encoding histidine phosphatase family protein, encoding MATRVILVRHGQSSFNAQQMIQGRCNESVITEKGEKQAHLLGIALQNIHFAGFYTSPLQRAYKTAEIIRSLNEYQPEITVSENLREIDLPLWEKKRKEEVKRDYPEEYRLWKEEPDKFKMTVNGKEFYPVLDLYRQAEAFWQEVIPKHQGETILITAHNGINRCLILSALGISPRYYHCLQQSNCCINVLNFSGNYGETVQLESLNQTSHLGIPLPDFRPEHTEGLRLLLVRHGETEWNRVGRFQGVKDIPLNQRGRQQAKATAEFLKNVRIDLAVSSPLSRPLETAQIILQYHPGVKLATKEGLREISHGLWEGKLETEVETEFPGMLKQWKTKPETVQMPSGENLQQVWERAIRAWNEIVEENFEPGKLKTGLVTAHDAINKVIICALLGLTPANFWNIKQGNGGVTVIDYPRGLKGLPIFQAINITSHLGGGVFDNTAAGAL
- the feoB gene encoding ferrous iron transport protein B, whose translation is MKTCHFPVTKLSPNPKKRIALLGQPNTGKSTFFNRLTNSNTYVGNWPGITVDILQGEVTLNGEKVEVVDLPGIYDLNGFSEDERVVKRFLSQFPLDLLVIILNASQMERMARLALEIKALGLPAVVILNMADEARRYGITIKLERLEQLLEYPVYLISAKYGRGFNQAVEGIAECLAQQKESFLVGDIDAFFEENPLLEEKVQTLLRETVIMPSEEIKTLTDVLDGIFLHPLLGIPLFFLSMLAIFFLIWQVGLPSQDVMDAITTTISAHIIQPILSPLPAIVKSFFLDGIWLGVATVASFVPLIVIFFFLLAAIEDSGYLARIAYLMDAFMAQLGLDGRAFVLQMMGFGCNVPALMGTRIIRSQPMRWLSMLIIPFSLCSARLAVFVFIIAAIFPPSLGPIVLFSLYLLSFIASFLVAFILSKIPEFKSKEPFVIELPPYRLPTFKYVFLRGWGEVKEFLRRATSFIIVGCVAIWFLTSFPVGATGLDTWGGKIGILLQPIMQPIGLDPYLTLSLIFGFIAKEVVVGAFATIYGLNGAALTQQIAFSITPAQAIGFCVFCLLYTPCLSTTATIKSESKSNLFTFLSLLFSLIYAWFMAFIFYHISLLFLH
- the ffh gene encoding signal recognition particle protein, whose product is MFDALAERLEEAWKKLRGQGKITQSNIKEALQDVRRALLDADVNFQVVKTFIAEVEKKALGAEVIKGVNPYQQFIKIVYDELVRVMGESNAPLAKADKPPTIILMAGLQGTGKTTATAKLALYLQKQKRSCLMVAADVYRPAAVEQLITLGQQISVPVFHLEVKPPLLPNPVEIAVKGVEEGKKQGVDTVIIDTAGRLQIDEEMMAELEEIKKAVNPHEILLVVDAMTGQEAANVTRAFHERVGITGAILTKMDGDSRGGAALSIRTVSGQPIKFIGVGEKVEALEPFYPDRMASRILNMGDIVTLVEKAQEALDLADVEKMQAKILEARFDFNDFLKQMRLLKSMGSFASVMKLIPGMNKLGADILEKGELQLKRIEAMINSMTKEERANPQLLAQSPSRRRRVARGSGVDEKEVSRLISDFTRMRSMMQRMSMGAPPMPGMPGFPGMGGIWGGKPAAGVTPAKKPKKQKKKKGFADL